The Pseudomonas kermanshahensis genome includes a window with the following:
- the infC gene encoding translation initiation factor IF-3 has product MTIKREMRNDKRAVPKAPINENISAREVRLIGADGEQVGIVSIDEALRIADEAKLDLVEISADAVPPVCKVMDYGKHLFEKKKQANEAKKNQKQIQIKEIKFRPGTEDGDYQVKLRNLVRFLTDGDKAKISLRFRGREMAHQELGMELLKRVENDLLEYGTVEQHPKMEGRQLMMVIAPKKKK; this is encoded by the coding sequence TAAACGTGCTGTACCGAAGGCCCCGATCAACGAGAATATCTCGGCCCGCGAGGTTCGGTTAATTGGCGCAGACGGCGAGCAGGTTGGCATCGTCTCGATTGATGAAGCGCTGCGTATCGCTGATGAAGCGAAGCTGGATCTGGTGGAAATCTCTGCAGACGCGGTACCGCCGGTCTGCAAGGTCATGGACTACGGCAAGCACCTCTTCGAAAAGAAGAAGCAGGCTAACGAAGCCAAGAAAAACCAGAAGCAGATCCAGATCAAAGAAATCAAGTTTCGTCCAGGGACGGAGGATGGGGATTACCAGGTAAAACTACGCAACCTGGTACGTTTCCTTACCGATGGGGACAAGGCCAAGATCTCTCTGAGATTCCGTGGTCGTGAGATGGCCCACCAGGAGCTGGGCATGGAGCTGTTGAAGCGGGTTGAAAATGACCTGCTTGAATACGGCACCGTTGAGCAGCATCCTAAGATGGAAGGACGCCAGCTTATGATGGTCATCGCCCCCAAGAAAAAGAAGTAA
- a CDS encoding carph-isopro domain-containing protein — protein sequence MQELKKAIDDAGGVTAVALACGKTPRAVYKWLTAGCLPRTEYTGETTYAEKIAALAKANGKPLKAQRLLAATAPTKTAA from the coding sequence ATGCAGGAGCTCAAGAAGGCAATCGATGACGCAGGTGGCGTGACCGCCGTTGCGCTCGCTTGCGGGAAAACGCCGCGCGCCGTCTACAAGTGGCTCACCGCTGGCTGCCTCCCGCGCACCGAATACACCGGCGAAACAACTTACGCCGAAAAGATCGCAGCCCTGGCAAAGGCCAACGGAAAGCCGCTCAAGGCTCAGCGCCTTCTGGCTGCCACTGCGCCAACCAAGACCGCCGCCTAA
- the ihfA gene encoding integration host factor subunit alpha, with amino-acid sequence MGALTKAEMAERLYEELGLNKREAKELVELFFEEIRHALEENEQVKLSGFGNFDLRDKRQRPGRNPKTGEEIPITARRVVTFRPGQKLKARVEAYAGTKP; translated from the coding sequence ATGGGTGCTCTGACGAAAGCTGAGATGGCCGAAAGGCTGTACGAGGAGCTGGGGCTTAACAAGCGTGAGGCCAAGGAGTTGGTCGAGCTGTTTTTCGAAGAAATTCGGCACGCACTTGAAGAGAACGAGCAGGTCAAGCTGTCCGGTTTCGGCAACTTCGACCTTCGCGACAAACGCCAGCGGCCGGGCCGCAACCCCAAGACAGGGGAAGAGATCCCGATCACCGCTCGCCGCGTCGTCACCTTTCGTCCAGGGCAGAAGTTGAAGGCCCGGGTTGAGGCCTATGCTGGAACCAAGCCATAA
- a CDS encoding lambda exonuclease family protein: MQIISDVEQGTQAWLDLRLGIITCSELDCLLVNGKGEAGFGAGAFTYMNTLIGERITGEAADPFTGNRHTERGHELEGTARGLYCDREDVQTHQVGIILNHGIGYSPDALVGDNGLTEIKTKLPKLQVDVILGGEIPKEHVAQCQGGLWVSEREWIDFICYWPGMPLFVKRAYRDEAMIRKLSERVKTFYEILDERMNRVLGIAA, translated from the coding sequence ATGCAGATCATCAGTGATGTCGAGCAAGGCACTCAGGCCTGGCTGGACCTGCGCCTGGGCATCATCACCTGCAGCGAGCTGGATTGCCTGCTGGTGAACGGCAAGGGCGAGGCAGGTTTTGGCGCCGGCGCCTTCACCTACATGAACACCCTGATCGGTGAGCGCATCACCGGTGAGGCAGCTGATCCCTTCACCGGCAATCGCCATACCGAGCGCGGCCACGAACTGGAAGGCACCGCCCGGGGCCTGTACTGCGACCGCGAGGACGTCCAGACCCACCAGGTGGGGATCATCTTGAACCATGGCATTGGCTACTCACCAGACGCCCTAGTCGGCGACAACGGCCTGACCGAGATCAAGACCAAGCTGCCGAAGCTGCAGGTCGACGTGATCCTGGGCGGCGAGATCCCGAAAGAGCATGTCGCCCAGTGCCAGGGCGGCTTGTGGGTGTCCGAGCGCGAGTGGATCGACTTCATCTGCTACTGGCCGGGCATGCCGCTGTTCGTGAAGCGCGCCTACCGGGATGAGGCGATGATCCGCAAGCTGTCGGAGCGCGTGAAAACCTTCTACGAAATCCTCGACGAGCGCATGAATCGCGTGCTCGGAATCGCAGCATGA
- a CDS encoding DNA cytosine methyltransferase yields the protein MSAFQKKNPLDFKTQYGLGFDPQDDEIVVDFFCGGGGAGTGLEMGLRRPVTVAKNHSPAAISMHTANHPAARHFTTDVFEGDPDEECQGRPVGWFHMSPDCTHHSQAAGGQPRKREIRNLSWIGLKWAGMKNPRVISLENVKQILQWGPLIAKRDKATGRVMKLDGTVAVSGERVPVHQQFLVPNPKRRGITWRRFVQLLEGMGYQVEWRIIKACDFGAPTSRERLFMIARCDGQPIVWPEPTHAKNPVKGQQKWRTAADCIDWSVPSKSIFGRKKELAAATLRRVAKGMKKFVLDNPQPFIVPIANWSGELAQSANEPLRTVTSWPRGGSFAVASPTLVQTGYGERAGQQPRVPGLDQPLGTVVAGGVKHALSSAVILQATHQGTVRVNDPGEPLPTVTAANRGELMMASPVMIGAGGPVYAGKPAPADQPMGTLMTQNHRALVTAFMEQANGGFNTTPGRSMDDPMSTVTNTGSQQRLVTASLATLRRNCVGRAVDDPVATMTAGAEHHALVEYKLSPEHEEGALRVAAFLISYYGTENTSAADAPAPTITTKDRLGLVTVFVKGAPYVIVDICLRMLQPHELYRAQGFPASYIIDKGADGKPFTKTEQVHMCGNSVSPPPMAALARANDPWRTSVRQAAAA from the coding sequence ATGTCTGCATTTCAGAAAAAGAACCCCCTCGACTTCAAAACCCAGTACGGCCTTGGCTTCGATCCGCAAGACGATGAGATCGTGGTCGACTTCTTCTGCGGTGGTGGCGGTGCCGGTACCGGGCTGGAGATGGGCCTGCGCAGGCCGGTGACAGTGGCCAAGAATCACAGCCCGGCGGCCATCAGCATGCACACCGCCAACCACCCAGCTGCGCGCCACTTCACAACTGACGTTTTCGAAGGCGACCCCGACGAGGAATGCCAGGGCCGGCCGGTCGGCTGGTTCCACATGAGCCCCGACTGCACCCACCACAGCCAGGCCGCCGGCGGCCAGCCGCGCAAGCGCGAGATCCGCAACCTTTCGTGGATCGGCCTGAAGTGGGCTGGAATGAAGAATCCCCGGGTGATCAGCCTGGAGAACGTGAAGCAAATTTTGCAGTGGGGCCCACTGATCGCTAAGCGCGACAAGGCCACCGGCCGGGTGATGAAGCTGGACGGCACTGTGGCGGTATCGGGCGAACGTGTGCCGGTGCACCAACAGTTCCTGGTCCCAAACCCTAAGCGCCGGGGGATTACCTGGCGCCGCTTCGTGCAACTTCTCGAAGGCATGGGCTACCAGGTGGAGTGGCGCATTATCAAGGCCTGTGACTTCGGTGCCCCAACCAGCCGCGAGCGCCTTTTCATGATCGCCCGCTGCGACGGCCAGCCAATCGTGTGGCCAGAGCCGACCCACGCCAAGAACCCAGTCAAGGGCCAGCAGAAGTGGCGAACCGCTGCCGACTGCATTGATTGGAGCGTGCCGAGCAAAAGCATCTTTGGCCGCAAGAAGGAGTTGGCGGCCGCAACGCTGCGCCGGGTGGCCAAGGGCATGAAGAAGTTCGTGTTGGACAATCCGCAGCCATTCATTGTGCCGATCGCTAACTGGTCAGGAGAGTTGGCCCAGTCTGCCAACGAACCTCTGCGCACGGTCACCTCGTGGCCACGCGGCGGATCATTCGCCGTGGCCAGCCCTACCCTGGTGCAGACCGGATACGGCGAGCGTGCCGGCCAACAGCCGCGAGTTCCAGGCCTGGATCAGCCGTTGGGCACAGTCGTCGCCGGCGGCGTGAAGCATGCGCTGTCGAGCGCGGTGATTCTGCAAGCAACCCATCAGGGCACTGTCCGGGTGAACGACCCGGGTGAACCGCTACCCACGGTTACCGCCGCCAACCGCGGGGAGCTGATGATGGCCAGCCCGGTGATGATCGGGGCAGGTGGGCCGGTGTACGCCGGCAAGCCAGCGCCAGCCGACCAACCCATGGGCACGCTGATGACGCAGAACCACCGAGCGCTGGTCACCGCCTTCATGGAGCAGGCCAATGGCGGCTTCAATACCACGCCAGGCCGTAGCATGGATGACCCCATGAGTACCGTCACCAACACGGGTAGCCAGCAGCGCCTGGTAACGGCCAGCCTGGCCACGCTGCGCCGCAACTGCGTGGGCCGCGCAGTGGATGACCCGGTGGCGACCATGACAGCCGGCGCCGAGCATCACGCCCTGGTCGAGTACAAGCTGTCGCCAGAACATGAAGAAGGCGCCCTGCGCGTCGCGGCGTTCCTTATCAGCTACTACGGCACTGAAAACACCAGTGCCGCAGACGCGCCAGCGCCGACAATCACTACCAAGGACCGCCTGGGCCTGGTCACTGTCTTCGTGAAGGGTGCCCCGTATGTGATCGTCGACATCTGCCTGCGCATGCTACAGCCGCACGAGCTCTACCGCGCCCAAGGCTTCCCGGCCAGTTACATCATCGACAAGGGCGCCGACGGCAAGCCGTTCACCAAGACTGAGCAGGTGCACATGTGCGGCAACAGCGTCAGCCCGCCGCCTATGGCTGCGCTGGCCCGGGCAAACGATCCGTGGCGCACATCTGTTCGGCAGGCGGCAGCGGCCTAG
- the rplT gene encoding 50S ribosomal protein L20, translated as MARVKRGVIARKRHKKILKLAKGYYGARSRVFRVAKQAVIKAGQYAYRDRRQKKRQFRALWIARINAGARTNGLSYSRLIAGLKKASIEIDRKVLADLAVNEKAAFAAIVEKAKAVLA; from the coding sequence ATGGCTCGTGTAAAGCGCGGCGTTATCGCTCGTAAGCGTCACAAAAAAATTCTGAAACTGGCTAAAGGTTACTACGGTGCACGCTCGCGCGTATTCCGCGTAGCCAAGCAGGCTGTCATCAAGGCCGGTCAATACGCCTACCGTGACCGTCGCCAGAAGAAGCGTCAGTTCCGCGCACTGTGGATCGCTCGTATCAACGCCGGTGCCCGCACCAACGGTCTGTCTTACAGCCGTCTGATTGCTGGCCTGAAAAAGGCGTCGATCGAAATCGACCGTAAGGTTCTGGCCGATCTGGCAGTGAACGAAAAAGCGGCGTTTGCTGCGATTGTCGAGAAAGCTAAAGCCGTTCTGGCTTAA
- a CDS encoding XRE family transcriptional regulator gives MSELKVHASACDIEPMVQIEEIRAAFAARLREALLANDIPSWGGGARLAKLAGVTPKASSKWLNGESMPGGAKMLALASALKVRVEWLEYGRGGMRDGDHEVPKPLASQPADIPAFPTEDDEEDAYVHIKQYTALVSAGSGQSNDHVEVRGTLAFKREWIRFMALNPKNLKVIYAQGSSMEPTISDRDVLLIDESRIDPVDGQVFALFSENKGAIVKRLIFSDLEGWIVRSDNPDKALYADLKVPDGEIHEHRILGRVIWRGGVL, from the coding sequence ATGTCGGAACTGAAAGTACATGCAAGCGCGTGCGATATTGAACCTATGGTTCAGATAGAAGAAATACGAGCGGCCTTTGCGGCGCGCTTGAGAGAAGCCCTGCTTGCCAACGACATTCCTTCGTGGGGCGGCGGCGCTCGCCTTGCGAAACTGGCAGGGGTCACACCCAAGGCCAGCAGCAAGTGGCTAAACGGAGAGTCGATGCCAGGCGGGGCCAAGATGCTTGCCCTGGCATCCGCGCTCAAGGTACGGGTCGAGTGGCTGGAATACGGGCGCGGTGGAATGCGGGATGGCGATCATGAAGTCCCGAAGCCATTGGCGTCACAGCCCGCCGACATTCCCGCCTTCCCTACTGAAGATGACGAAGAAGACGCGTACGTCCACATCAAGCAGTACACCGCCCTCGTTTCGGCGGGGTCAGGTCAATCCAATGACCACGTCGAGGTTAGGGGGACGCTCGCATTCAAGCGCGAGTGGATCCGGTTCATGGCGCTTAACCCGAAGAACCTGAAGGTAATTTACGCGCAGGGGTCAAGCATGGAGCCAACCATAAGTGACCGCGACGTTTTGCTGATTGATGAGTCGCGCATCGATCCTGTGGACGGCCAGGTGTTCGCGCTCTTCAGCGAGAACAAGGGTGCCATCGTCAAACGCCTGATCTTCTCCGACCTGGAGGGATGGATAGTTCGGAGCGATAACCCAGACAAAGCACTCTATGCAGACCTCAAGGTTCCGGACGGGGAGATCCATGAGCACCGAATCCTGGGTCGCGTAATTTGGCGTGGCGGAGTCCTCTAG
- a CDS encoding MerR family transcriptional regulator produces the protein MLEPSHNDELPPIPGKRYFTIGEVSELCAVKPHVLRYWEQEFPQLNPVKRRGNRRYYQRQDVLMIRQIRALLYDQGFTIGGARLRLSSDEVKDESSQYKQLIRQMIVELEDVLVVLKK, from the coding sequence ATGCTGGAACCAAGCCATAACGACGAACTGCCCCCCATACCGGGCAAACGCTACTTCACCATTGGTGAAGTCAGCGAGCTTTGCGCGGTAAAGCCGCACGTACTGCGGTATTGGGAGCAGGAGTTCCCTCAGTTGAACCCCGTGAAGCGGCGGGGGAATCGGCGGTATTACCAGCGGCAGGACGTGCTGATGATCCGCCAGATTCGAGCGCTGCTGTATGACCAGGGGTTCACCATTGGCGGGGCGCGGTTGCGGCTCTCCAGTGATGAGGTGAAGGATGAGTCAAGCCAGTACAAGCAACTGATTCGGCAGATGATTGTTGAGTTGGAGGATGTGTTGGTGGTGTTGAAGAAGTGA
- a CDS encoding DUF3850 domain-containing protein gives MPTENRSSNTEMVSAPREHELKIRQTPLADLLSGLKTGEIRDCSDREFAVGDTVLLREIDDGRDYTGTVARRTITHVQKHYGLPDHLCVLSYGQQAPQPHPEPIAWMVGTAFWWTKEEAERDAAATGLAMVPVGPLVSIPDGYCLMPKRLTAENGAKALLLGEFRLEVTRECPECLELDEPAEGCEICNGEGEYAQRHTIPWEKIKFIYSEAVKGLALQPHAIL, from the coding sequence ATGCCCACAGAAAACCGATCCAGCAACACCGAGATGGTCAGCGCGCCCCGCGAGCACGAACTGAAGATTCGACAGACCCCGCTGGCGGACCTGCTCAGCGGCCTGAAGACGGGCGAGATCCGGGACTGCTCAGATCGTGAGTTCGCCGTCGGCGACACCGTTCTGCTCCGCGAGATCGACGATGGCCGGGACTACACCGGCACGGTTGCACGCCGGACTATCACCCATGTGCAAAAGCATTACGGCCTGCCCGACCACTTGTGCGTGCTGAGCTACGGCCAGCAAGCCCCGCAGCCCCACCCCGAGCCTATAGCCTGGATGGTTGGTACTGCCTTCTGGTGGACCAAAGAAGAGGCAGAGAGGGATGCGGCGGCGACTGGGCTGGCGATGGTCCCTGTTGGGCCGTTGGTATCCATCCCTGACGGATACTGCCTGATGCCCAAGCGGCTCACCGCCGAGAATGGAGCCAAAGCCCTGTTGCTTGGCGAGTTCAGGCTGGAGGTAACCCGCGAATGCCCTGAATGCCTCGAACTGGACGAGCCAGCAGAGGGCTGCGAGATCTGCAATGGCGAGGGTGAATATGCTCAGCGCCACACGATCCCGTGGGAGAAGATCAAGTTCATCTACAGCGAGGCCGTGAAGGGTCTCGCTCTCCAGCCGCACGCTATCCTGTAG
- the pheT gene encoding phenylalanine--tRNA ligase subunit beta has translation MKFSEQWLRGWVNPQVSRDELVARLSMAGLEVDSVTPAAGQFSGIVVGEILATEQHPDADKLRVCQVSNGQETFQVVCGAPNARPGIKIPFAMIGAELPGDFKIKKAKLRGVESFGMLCSAAELQISEENDGLLELADDAPVGEDIRQYLSLDDASIEIGLTPNRGDCLSLAGLARDVSALYNVPVTRPVVPAVPAAHDEVRPVEVTAPAACPRYLGRVIRNVDLSKPTPLWMVERLRRSDVRSIDAAVDITNYVMLELGQPMHAFDLAEINGGIRVRMAEEGEKLVLLDGQEVALRADTLVIADHTRALAIAGVMGGEHSGVNTEKTRDLFLESAFFEPISVAGKARSYGLHTDASHRYERGVDSQLAREAMERATALILEIVGGEAGPIVEAVSEQHLPNVAPVTLRAERITQMLGMELEAAQVEQLLNALELTTTANGAGQWTINVPSHRFDISLEVDLIEELARLYGYNNLPVRYPQARLAPQGKPETRGDLPNLRRLLVARGYQEAITYSFIDPKLFELFTPGVEPLLLANPISSDMAAMRASLWPGLVKALQHNLNRQQDRVRLFESGLRFVGQLGNLEQQPMIAGVVTGSRLPEGWANGRDGIDFFDVKADVEALLGYSGALSDFTFSAGKHPALHPGQTALIERDGKPVGHLGAIHPELAKALGLDRPVFLFELVLGEVVEGRLPKFSELSKFPETRRDLALIAGRDVASNAVLELIRDNAGEWLTDLRLFDVYQGKGIDPDRKSLAVGLTWQHPSRTLNDDEVNVTLQNILTSLEQRLNTTLRK, from the coding sequence ATGAAATTCAGTGAACAGTGGCTGCGCGGTTGGGTAAACCCGCAAGTCTCCCGTGACGAACTGGTCGCCCGCCTGTCCATGGCCGGCCTCGAAGTCGACAGCGTGACCCCCGCTGCCGGCCAGTTCAGCGGCATCGTCGTGGGCGAAATCCTCGCCACCGAGCAACACCCGGACGCCGACAAGCTGCGCGTCTGCCAGGTCAGCAACGGCCAGGAAACCTTCCAGGTCGTCTGCGGCGCCCCCAATGCGCGCCCGGGCATCAAGATCCCGTTCGCCATGATCGGTGCCGAACTGCCAGGTGACTTCAAGATCAAGAAGGCCAAGCTGCGCGGCGTCGAGTCGTTCGGCATGCTGTGCTCGGCGGCCGAGCTGCAGATCAGCGAAGAAAACGACGGCCTGCTGGAACTGGCGGATGACGCCCCGGTTGGCGAAGACATTCGCCAGTACCTGAGCCTGGACGACGCCAGCATCGAAATCGGCCTGACCCCGAACCGCGGCGACTGCCTGTCCCTGGCCGGCCTGGCCCGCGATGTCAGCGCCCTGTACAACGTCCCGGTCACCCGCCCAGTCGTCCCGGCTGTACCGGCTGCCCACGACGAAGTGCGCCCGGTCGAAGTGACTGCCCCGGCTGCCTGCCCACGCTACCTGGGCCGCGTTATCCGCAACGTCGACCTGTCCAAGCCGACCCCGCTGTGGATGGTCGAACGCCTGCGCCGCAGTGACGTGCGCAGCATCGACGCCGCCGTCGACATCACCAACTACGTGATGCTCGAACTCGGCCAGCCGATGCACGCCTTCGACCTTGCCGAAATCAACGGCGGCATCCGCGTCCGCATGGCCGAAGAGGGCGAAAAACTCGTCCTGCTCGACGGCCAGGAAGTCGCCCTGCGTGCCGATACCCTGGTCATCGCCGACCACACCCGCGCCCTGGCCATTGCTGGCGTCATGGGTGGTGAGCACAGCGGCGTCAACACCGAAAAAACCCGCGACCTGTTCCTCGAGAGCGCTTTCTTCGAGCCGATCTCCGTTGCTGGCAAGGCCCGTTCCTACGGCCTGCACACCGATGCCTCGCACCGCTACGAGCGCGGCGTCGACTCGCAGCTGGCCCGCGAAGCCATGGAACGCGCCACCGCGCTGATCCTGGAAATCGTCGGCGGCGAAGCCGGCCCGATCGTCGAAGCCGTCAGCGAACAGCACCTGCCGAACGTCGCCCCGGTAACACTGCGCGCCGAACGCATCACCCAGATGCTTGGCATGGAGCTGGAAGCCGCCCAGGTCGAGCAACTGCTCAACGCCCTGGAGCTGACCACCACGGCGAACGGGGCAGGGCAGTGGACCATCAACGTCCCAAGCCACCGCTTCGACATCAGCCTGGAAGTCGACCTGATCGAAGAGCTGGCCCGCCTGTACGGCTACAACAACCTGCCGGTCCGCTACCCACAGGCGCGCCTCGCGCCCCAGGGCAAGCCGGAAACCCGCGGTGACTTGCCGAACCTGCGCCGCCTGCTGGTCGCCCGCGGCTACCAGGAAGCCATCACCTACAGCTTCATCGACCCGAAGTTGTTCGAGCTGTTCACCCCTGGCGTCGAGCCGCTGCTGCTGGCCAACCCCATCTCCAGCGACATGGCCGCCATGCGCGCGTCCCTGTGGCCGGGCCTGGTCAAGGCGCTGCAGCACAACCTCAACCGCCAGCAAGACCGCGTACGCCTGTTCGAAAGCGGCCTGCGCTTCGTCGGCCAGCTCGGTAACCTCGAGCAGCAACCGATGATCGCTGGCGTCGTCACCGGCAGCCGCCTGCCAGAAGGCTGGGCCAACGGCCGCGACGGCATCGACTTCTTCGACGTCAAAGCCGACGTGGAAGCCCTGCTGGGTTACTCTGGCGCGCTGAGCGACTTCACCTTCAGCGCCGGCAAACACCCCGCCCTGCACCCAGGCCAAACCGCCCTCATCGAACGCGACGGCAAGCCCGTCGGCCACCTCGGCGCCATTCACCCCGAGCTTGCCAAAGCTCTGGGCCTGGATCGCCCGGTGTTCCTGTTCGAGCTGGTATTGGGTGAGGTGGTCGAAGGCCGCCTGCCGAAGTTCAGCGAACTGTCCAAGTTCCCAGAAACCCGTCGTGACCTGGCGTTGATTGCAGGACGTGATGTAGCTTCTAACGCGGTGCTTGAATTAATTCGTGACAATGCAGGCGAATGGCTCACAGACCTCAGGCTGTTTGATGTCTACCAAGGTAAAGGCATTGATCCTGATAGAAAAAGCCTGGCCGTCGGCTTGACCTGGCAGCATCCATCGCGCACTCTTAACGACGATGAGGTGAACGTTACCCTGCAAAATATCCTCACCTCGCTCGAACAAAGGTTGAACACCACGTTAAGGAAATAA
- the rpmI gene encoding 50S ribosomal protein L35, whose product MPKMKTKSGAAKRFLKTASGFKHKHAFKSHILTKMSTKRKRQLRGSSLLHPSDVAKVARMLRVR is encoded by the coding sequence ATGCCAAAAATGAAAACCAAGAGCGGTGCTGCGAAGCGTTTCCTGAAAACAGCTTCGGGCTTCAAGCACAAGCACGCTTTCAAGAGCCACATCCTGACCAAAATGTCGACCAAGCGTAAGCGTCAACTGCGTGGTAGCAGCTTGCTGCACCCGTCTGACGTCGCGAAAGTCGCGCGCATGCTGCGCGTTCGTTAA
- the pheS gene encoding phenylalanine--tRNA ligase subunit alpha: MENLDALVSQALEAVERAEDINALEQIRVQYLGKKGELTQVMKTLGNLPAEERPKVGALINDAKERVTEVLNARKAAYEEAELSARLAAECIDVTLPGRGQTTGGLHPITRTLERIEQFFTHIGYGIAEGPEVEDDYHNFEALNIPGHHPARAMHDTFYFNANMLLRTHTSPVQVRTMESSQPPIRIVCPGRVYRCDSDITHSPMFHQVEGLLIDRDINFADLKGTIEEFLRVFFEKELAVRFRPSFFPFTEPSAEVDIQCVMCSGKGCRVCKQTGWLEVMGCGMVHPNVLRMSGIDPEEFQGFAFGMGAERLAMLRYGVNDLRLFFDNDLRFLAQFR; the protein is encoded by the coding sequence ATGGAAAACCTGGATGCGCTGGTCTCGCAAGCCCTTGAGGCCGTAGAGCGCGCTGAAGACATCAATGCCCTGGAACAGATCCGGGTTCAATATCTCGGCAAGAAAGGCGAGCTGACCCAGGTGATGAAGACCCTGGGCAACCTGCCAGCCGAAGAGCGGCCAAAAGTCGGCGCGCTGATCAACGATGCCAAGGAACGCGTCACCGAGGTGCTCAACGCACGCAAGGCCGCCTATGAAGAAGCCGAGCTCAGCGCTCGCCTGGCTGCCGAATGCATTGACGTGACCCTGCCAGGCCGTGGCCAGACCACCGGTGGCCTGCACCCGATTACCCGTACACTCGAGCGCATCGAGCAGTTCTTCACCCACATCGGCTACGGCATTGCCGAAGGCCCAGAGGTCGAAGACGATTACCACAACTTCGAAGCGCTCAACATCCCCGGCCACCACCCGGCGCGGGCGATGCACGACACCTTCTATTTCAATGCCAACATGCTGCTGCGCACCCACACCTCGCCGGTGCAGGTGCGGACCATGGAGTCCAGCCAGCCGCCCATTCGCATTGTCTGCCCGGGCCGCGTCTACCGCTGCGACTCGGATATCACCCACTCGCCGATGTTCCACCAGGTCGAAGGCCTGCTGATCGATCGCGATATCAACTTCGCCGACCTCAAGGGCACCATCGAAGAATTCCTGCGCGTCTTCTTCGAAAAAGAACTGGCTGTGCGCTTCCGCCCGTCGTTCTTCCCCTTCACCGAGCCGTCCGCTGAAGTCGACATCCAGTGCGTGATGTGTTCTGGCAAAGGCTGCCGCGTCTGCAAGCAGACCGGCTGGCTCGAAGTCATGGGCTGCGGCATGGTCCACCCGAACGTGCTGCGCATGTCCGGCATCGACCCTGAAGAATTCCAGGGCTTCGCCTTCGGCATGGGCGCCGAGCGCTTGGCCATGCTGCGCTATGGCGTCAACGATTTGCGTCTGTTCTTCGACAACGACCTGCGCTTCCTCGCGCAATTCCGCTAG
- a CDS encoding ERF family protein — protein sequence MSSTIIVPEQRRQMAAPAQADSSILAVISRAATDPTCDIDKLERLMAMHERMQARDAEAEFNAAMAAMQSDIPSIAERGAIVVNGQKRSDYATFEDINDVIKPIMQAHGFAITFKVENTPGGLSVTGILMHRAGHRESTTMLLPLDTSGSKNAVQAVGSSTSYGKRYVMSALLNLTTRGEDDDGHAAVPTANVTSVQAAGISALLDRCTQKTRDWFTGEYGSAEFVPKGRHDILVAQLNKAIRAAEAANADHQ from the coding sequence ATGAGCAGCACGATCATTGTGCCGGAGCAGCGCCGCCAAATGGCCGCGCCCGCCCAGGCCGACAGCAGCATCCTGGCCGTAATCAGCCGGGCAGCCACCGACCCCACCTGCGACATCGACAAGCTTGAGCGCCTGATGGCGATGCACGAGCGCATGCAGGCCCGTGACGCCGAGGCTGAGTTCAACGCTGCCATGGCAGCCATGCAGAGCGACATTCCAAGCATTGCCGAGCGCGGTGCCATCGTCGTGAATGGCCAGAAGCGCAGCGACTATGCAACCTTTGAGGACATCAACGACGTCATCAAGCCCATCATGCAGGCCCACGGGTTCGCGATCACCTTCAAGGTCGAGAATACGCCGGGCGGCTTGAGCGTAACCGGCATCCTGATGCACAGGGCCGGGCACCGCGAAAGCACCACCATGCTGCTCCCGCTCGACACCAGCGGCAGCAAGAACGCTGTCCAGGCGGTCGGGTCGTCCACCAGCTACGGCAAGCGCTACGTCATGAGCGCCCTGCTGAACCTCACGACCAGGGGTGAGGACGACGACGGCCACGCAGCCGTGCCAACGGCGAACGTCACTAGCGTGCAGGCGGCCGGCATCAGCGCCCTGCTCGATCGCTGCACCCAGAAGACCCGCGACTGGTTCACTGGCGAATACGGTTCGGCCGAATTCGTGCCGAAGGGTCGCCACGACATCCTGGTCGCGCAATTGAACAAGGCCATCAGGGCCGCGGAGGCCGCAAATGCAGATCATCAGTGA